The window AAAGCAAGAAAGGTGATGGCTCCCAGTCCGGAAGCGATAAGCACAAAAAACTGCAGCCACGCCAGCCTAAGGCTGTAGAGCTCTTTTTCCGCCTCCTGGATGAAAAAGTAATAAACCATACCCATAGACCCCAACAGCGGCCAGAAAACAGCTATATTCAGATGTACCGCACGGCCCACTTCTGCCCGAACGGGGCTGGGCAGATTGGGAAACACAGCCTCAGTTGCCCCAAAGGTAGCCGCCACGCCCTGGAAAGCCAACAACAATAACGTCACAAGGGCATAGGGTATGGCTACCGCCTGAGATACATATTCAGGCTCTTTTACCTTTTTTGCCGCCGGCTTGTGACGGTGAAAGAAGAAATCGCCAATTTGGCGCAGAGCCTTAAACATGACATCAATCCTTTGTCTCCAAATCTTCAGGCACTGTAATTAGCGGTGCCGGGGGCCAGTCAAGATTATCTATCTCATCCACCAGGCGCAAAAACGTCAGCATATGCACAATCTCCGCCCCTGCCAAACCGGGATGGCGCCTATGGGATGGCTCCATTAAAGGTGGTTCCAGGAAAAACTCTTCCAACCATCCTTCACCCCGCCGTGTTACCACATCAGTCAAATCACTGGCCGAATAACCGCCGCTGCCCATAATGGCATGGCACTGCATGCACCCTTGTCTCTCCCAGAGTTCCTTTCCTGCAGCAGCTTCAGGAGGTACTACGGAAGGATTTACCCGCAAGATGGAATAATAAATCAGTACAGCAAAACCTATAACAGTAGTAAGGGAGATGAGCAGATACCAGATCTCTGTTTTCTTCATTGGCTCTCCTCTTTTAACGCTTTACCTATATTATTGTAAATAGTTTCCCGTTCTATGAAAAAAGTTAGTGTTCCCGTTTTGGGACACTAACTTTCTTCTGCGGTTTTCTTATTTAGTTACTGACTGATAAAAAGCTGTGTAAAAGTCAAACCATATTTATCACTGGCCTGAATGCCGATGCCTACATGAGTATAGTTTTCATTCAGGATATTTTCTTTATGGCCTGACGATTTCATAAAATTATTATGAGCGGAACCTACACTGCCGGCACCGGCAATATTCTCTCCAGCATAACCATAACTGATACCAAAGGATGTTAGCATTTCAAACGGAGTACCGTAAGTTGGAGAAGTATGGGAAAAATAACCGTTTTCCGCCATATCCCGGCTTTTTAGCCTGGCCACATCCGCCAACAACGAAAAAGTTTTAAGAGGCTCTAAGTCTCTTTGAATCCTTTCCTGATTCAGCTTGTCCAGCATTTGCGTCTCTCCCTGGGAATGGCTGGCTGCAGGAAAAGGTGGGTCCTCATCCTCCTGAGGTTTAGGCTCGGGTGCGTTTTCAGCAGTGTCCGGGCTGTTTTGTGGTGAAGCGTCATTTTGCTTTTCAGTTTCTTCTTCAGCTTTAGGTGTGGAATCGGCAGAGGGTGTCGCCTCGTCTGCCTGCCTTTCTTCTGCAGGCCCTGCCGCGGGCTCCTTGCGGTCTGTATCCTCTGAAGCAGCCTCTCCTGTATCAGCAACAGATTGCTTACCGGCAGCTTCTCTTCCCGGGCCCGACTCTACCACCCGCAATGATACCATTTCTGTCCTCTTAAGCGTAATGTCTTCTTCTGTAAATCCGGAATCAATCTGCCCTGATCCCGGCATAACATTAAATAAATATGTTGAAACAATAATTACCCCTGCAAACAGAAGTTTTCCGGCTAGCGGTTTTAGTCTAGTCATGTCTGTCCCTCCGGCAGTTACTTCTGTTCTATTTTACCATCCTCAGCGACAAACTTCACTATAAAATTACATAAATTTTCCTCTGGCGCTAATATTTCCAGCTAACAAAAAAAGTACCTGCATTAATACAGGTACTTCAATCTCCAACCAGTTCCAAAGCAGCTTTAATCTCTTCAAGTTTTAATTCTCCGTGGTTTATCTTGGCGTTTATAATATCCAGCATTTCATCCGGGGTATATTCGTCCCCATTGTCAAATCCCAGTGCATCCCATAGATTAATGGCGCGTTCTTCATTCTCTTCTGTAGGCAAATAATCTTCGTCTGACCTTCTTTCAGTCATGGGATTCTCCTTTAGCTTTGTCTGTATCTTTCCCCCTGTTTGGCAGGCTATACCGGCCCCAGGTGCTAAAAATTCTTATGAAAAAAGATGGCCAATTGCGTCCTGTCTCTCAGGTTAAGCTTAACCAATAGATTAGAAATATAATTTCGCACTGTGCCCGGTGTTAAAAAAAGCTTTTGGGCAATCTCATCATTGGACAACCCCTCACCCACCAACTTTAGCACTTCAAACTCCCGCTTGGTAAGCTGAAAACTGGCGGGATCCTTCTTTTTTTCCCCTTTTAAGATTGCATGTAGCGTGCCCGCCACTTCTTTTTGGAAAACGGTGTTCCCTTCCCCCACAACCCGTAAACTGTCCACGATACTATCCAGGGACTGGTTTTTCAACAGATATCCTTCCGCCCCGTTTCTTGCCGCCTCTGCAATGTATTCATCATCCTTAAAGGTAGTAAGTATTACCACCTTGATGTCCTGGTAATGCTCCTTAATCAGCTTGGTCCCCAGTACTCCGTCCATCACCGGCATTCGCACATCCATAAGCACAATGTCCGGCTTATTCTCCACACACCGCTCATATGCTTCCCGGCCATTTGCAGCCACGCCGCTTACCTCAAAACCCTCTTCCATTTCCAAAAGCACTTTCAAACCGTCTCTGATTAAGGCATCATCGTCTACAATTAAAACTTTCATCTAAGCACCCCCTTGGCGATACAGCATACAGACAATCATAAAACCGTCATCACAACTGATGGACAGGTTCCCTCCCAGGTTCCGGACCCGCTCCTTCATACCGCTGATACCCATGCCTTCCCGGATAACTTCACACCCAATGCCATTATCTTTAACCATTAACCGGGTGTACTTTTCATTGGTTAATAACTCTATTACAACCTGGGTGGCTTTTGAATACCTAACCGTATTGGTCAGCGCTTCTTTAATAATGGCAGCGGTAGTCTCCAGATGCTCCGCAGGCATAAGGTCAAAATCTCCCTGGTAGGAAACTTCAACGGGACAAAATGTATAGTCCCCGATTATCCTCTTGATATATTCTATGCCCAGCCTCTCCCGGGGTTTTAGATTATATACTGTCTGGCGGGCCACCGTCAGAGCGTCGGCCAACTTCTCTGTACATAACTGCAAAGTCTCTTTGGCCTTATTGTCATCTTTGCCCACCAAACGCCCGGCCACCTGCATCTGAATCAAAACGCCGGCAATACTGTGCCCGATGCTGTCATGAATTTCCCGGGCGATGCGGTTTCGCTCTTTTATTTCCGCCAGGTGAGCCGTTTCTTTGGCAGAGGCCATCAACTTGTTCCTGGCTTCCTCCAGCGAATATCTGAGATGCCGCTCATCATCCAGTCTTTTGCAGTAGTCGGTGTACTGTGCTTCCCATCTCTGCAGAATATAGCCGGCCAGTATACCTGTTGCTGCCAAAAGCAAAATCAGCGGCATTTCCCGCCAAACGCTAAAGAAAATTATCAGCGCCACGCTCAGGGCCACTCCCATGTAAACCTGGTGGTAGGCAAAATCAAAGGCCAGCAAAGCATACAACACTGACAGCGGCATTCCCGCATAAACGGCTGCCGTCACAATTACCAGCTGCAGTGCCACCAGAGATACATGCTGCCAAAACCTCTCTTTAACCACATAAACGCCCACCAGCAACAACACCACCAGCAGTTCTTCCACGCGGAATGATTCTCCGGAAGCCAGCAGATAAACCAGCTGCAGGAGAAACAGTCCCTGCATAATATATCTCATAAATACCTCAAACATCTTTTTTCTCGATTATATACCAATCGCCCCTCCGAGAAAAGAACAAGCTGCTTTTGATAAGCAGCTTATTCTTTATTTGGCCACATCGGCTCTGCGCATTGTGCCAACCAGGAAAAATACACCGGCAAAGGCCGTTAAGATCATCAACTCCTGTGTGATGGAGCCTAAGTCACCACCGTAGAGCAGTTTTTGCACACCCGACATCACCCAGGAGGTGGGCAGGAAATTGCCGATGCTAACCAGGATATCCGGCATATAATCTCTGGGCCAATAGGACCCACCCAACATTACCAAAGGCGTGGTCAGCAATAAGATTGTAACGTAGGCATGAACCGGAGTCTTGGCGTAGTTTGAAATAATCATGCCCAGAGCCACTGTGACCACCGCAAAGAAGAGAAACAGAACTATCATATTCAATACCGAGTTACCGAAGTATAAATTAACACCGAAGTGCAGCAATCCTATAATGGCTATCACCTGCAGAGCGGCAATCATCATAAAGCTCAACAGGCTTTCGGCCATGTACCTCTTCATACTCACCGGGCCGCTGAAAATCCTAAAAATAGTTTTATTCTGCCGGTCTTCTGCGATGATGCCCGTGGTCATTACCGACATATACAGCATGAACTGGACCAGAAAACCCATGGCCGTGGTGCTTTTATTTCTGCTGATGTCACTGTTTACAGTAAAAGACATGAACAGCTGTCCTTCTGAAAACACTTTCATTCCCTGGTAAAACAGTGCTTCATTATAATTGGCCGTTTCTGCCACATCATTTGCACCATCCAAATAGCTGTTGATAAAAGCTTCCACAGGCAGTGCCATGTTAGTTCCGCTGATGGAATAGCCTTCTACCTGGGGAGATTCGCCCCGTACTAACTCTTGAGTAAAGCCGTTGGGCAAAACCACCACATAATCAGCATCCCCTTCAATTAAAGCGGGGACAATCTCACCTTCGGCCACATCAACAATTCTGAAATTCTCCTCCAGGCTTTGTGCCAACTCCCGGGTAAAGGGAGTCTGATCGGCATCGATTACAGCCAGCTGCAGCGGCTTTTCGTAATCCAGCGATGTAAAGATCAGGATAAACAGCAGGGGCACTACCAGGATAATTAACATCCGTACTTTACTGGTCAAAATCCGCTGCATATTTGTTTTAAAGAAAGTCATGCCAATCTTCTCCTTCCCACTGCCAATGTTAAAGCATAGACCGCCACCGTGCTCAAGAGCAATACGATTATGTTAGAACGTATCACCTGGGGAGAACCGGCAAAGACATTGTTAAAGATTGCTGTGGCCGCATAATGGTTGGGAGAAAGCTTTGCCAGCGTATCATTTACCGTACCGCCAAAGGCCCCGCCGGTTATGGCAAATACAATCATTACCCCCCAAAGCGCCCCGATGGCGCCCACGGAGTTTTTAATCACAGCGCCCAAAAACATCCCCACACCGATGGAAAATACCACAAAAATCAGGATTACGCCCAGATTAATAAGCTGGTTTCCACCCCAGTTGGCCTGATAAACAAACTTGGAAAAAGCAATTACCACCAGAGCCTGAGCAAACAACACCCCTATATTGGCCATGGTCCTGCCCGCCAGAATCTCATAATATTTAACCGGAGCGCTTTTAATTCTAATCAGTGTGTTTTTGTCTTTGTCTTCCCGCATGGCGGCAATGCCAAATAGCGCACCAATTATCAGTACCTGTAAAAGTGTCTGCACCGAGTAATAGTCAAGTGCTGTGGGAATTTGCCCGTCTGTGGTAATGGCCTGTGCTCTAACATGACTACTCCGCTCTCCCTGGGCGGGAACCCCTCCCAGAACAGTCACCGCCAAAGCACCGTTAACACGGTTGATATAGTTTTCCACCAGACTTTTGGCCAAAGGATTTTGTACATTGGCCAAAACCTGAATCTCTGCAGCTTCCCCGGATCTCAACGCAGCACCAAAACCGGCCGGGAGATATACAAAGGAATCTGCCTGGCCGCTGTCCAGGTAAGCCAGGCCCTCCTCGAAGTCGGCCACCCTCTGGACATGGGCCACCTCACCCATATCATCGCTTTGTAAAAACTGCGCAAATTGTTGTGCAGCTTCACCGTTATCGTCGATAAAATAGGCAACTTCTTCCCGGGGCAGATCCTGTGGCGAATGAAATCCGTCCAGAGCTGTTCCCAGGATAATGATTAAGAGGATAGGCAGCACCACCACAAACAGCAGGGTTTTGGTGTCCTTTAGATTTTTAATTGCGGTATAGTAAGCAATACTGAATATTTTCATCATTGGCCTCCTAATTCCTAAGCGTACGGCCGGTCAGTGTTAAGAACACATCTTCCAGCGTGAGCTTTTCCATATTTATGGCCTCAATAACCGCACCGGTTTGTGTTATGCACTCAATTATTCTGCTGATGTTGTTGCTCTTTGCCCGGGAGAACACCGTTAATTGATTATGCTCAAGCAAACAGTTGGTGACGCCGGAAATTTTTTTGACGTTTTCCACCAGAGAATAGTTAACCGAGGAAAGCCGGATATTCACCTTTTCCTCCACGGCCACCATTTCCTCCAGCTCTTCCTTACTGCCCCGGGCAATGATGCGACCGTGATCCATTATGGCAATATCATTACACAACACTTCAACTTCTTCCATGTAATGCGAAGTGTAGATAACGGTGGACCCCATTTGATTGAGCTTTTTTACCGACTCCAAAATATGATTTCTGGACTGAGGATCGATACCTACGGTGGGTTCATCCATGATTATCAGTTTAGGATGATGAACCAGGCTGCAGGCAATATTTAGTCGCCTTTTCATTCCTCCGGAAAATTTGTTGGGAGAATCTTTACGCCTCTCCCACAAATCCACAAAATCCAGGGCCTCCTTTGCTCTTTCTTGCAACAGGTCCCCCTTGACCCCATAAAGCTTGCCGAAAAACTCTACATTCTGCAGGGCATTTAAATCCCCATAAAGAGCAATTTCCTGTGGTACAATGCCGATGTTGGCTTTAATCTCCATTTCAGACCGGCGCAAATTTTTACCGAAGAGATTAATCTCGCCGCCATCTGTTTTTGTCATCCCGATGATGGCGTTAATTAATGTGGTTTTCCCTGCACCGTTTGGCCCCAGCAGTCCGAACACCTCTCCCTCCGTCACCGCCAGATCCACATTATCTACAGCCAATAAGCCATTATAGCGCTTAACTAAATTGTTTATTTCCAGGATCAAAACCATCGCCTCCCATTCTTTTTCCAACCTCTGCCTATATCATAAAACATCCTCCATAATGACAACAGTGACCGGAAAAACGAAAATATATATGACATTTGTCATATAACGGCATTTTAATGTGCCGTACAAAAAAACAAACCTCACTCTCATTGAGAGCAAGGTCATGCTTATTTTTCGGCTATTTGGGACAGATTGCATCCAAATTGATAATAAAGGCATCAAAGCCCGCTTCTTTTAACCTTTCTACCTGCCTTTCCGCTCTTTCCCGGGTAGAGAACGCTCCCGCCTGAACCCGGAATAATTCCTGGACAGGAGCAGCAGGTTTTCGGGGAATATCCAATGCTTCAACGGTTCCCTCTACAATGGCCATCAGCAATTCCTCTGTAAAGTCCGGATTTTTTAGTAGCTCAGCATCCCTGGCATTGGTTAAAAAACCATTTTCCAATAGGATGGCCGGCATACTTGTTTCTCGTAGGACATAAAAGTTGGCTCTTTTCTTACCCCGGTTTGCCCTGCCGGCGTTAACCCACACTGCTGCCACATGACGGTGCAGTATATCACGGTACCCGATGGTGGACTGGAAGGGTGATGTATAAATATAATCCTCATAACCGTTGGCACTGCTGCTTGCTGCTCCGTTGCAGTGAAGGCTGATGAAATAATCAGCATTGTTTCTGTTAGCTATATTTACCCTCTCTGACAGACTAACTCTTCTATCGTCGGTTCTGGTTAAGATTATCTCGCATTCATACGCGGCAAACTTATCCCGCAACCTCAGGGCAAAATCCAATACCACTTCTTTTTCCACCAGGCCGTTGCCTACACTGCCCGGTGAACTGCCGCCGTGGCCCGGATCCAGGACAATAATCTTACTCATCAACAATCACCTCTTTGTCTTTCGCACAATCAGAGCAAATATACTCACCAAGGCCACCGGAAATAATTGCTTTCTGCAGCTGTGCCGAATCCTTAAACTCCTCTTCCACACCGCACGAAATACACTCGCCAACATATTTATCAGACACATTAATTCCCCTTTACTTATACTTTATTTATGTTATGAGGAGACCCTCTGTTGTGTCACATCCAAGTTTAACTGAATATTAAAGACTGGCAAACTTGGCTCCTGTATAATTAAAGCGCCTAGATTTTTTAGTAACGGAGAATAGTACAGCACCAAAGGAGTCATCTATGCCAAAAAACACACAGATTCTGATTACCGTCGCCGCCATAATAATACTGATAGCGGGAGGGATCGGCCTGGCCTATTACAACGGGCAGATAAGCTCCCTGCGCGAAGAGCTTTCCATGGCCGTAGAACAAAAAGAAGAGCTGCGCCGGGAAACCACAGCTCTTGAGGAGGAACTAAATGATAAAGAAGCAGAACTTGAGGAAACCAGAGAAAAACTGGCCCGGGCAGAAGACGAGCATGATGACTTGTTTGCCCGCCTAAGCGAAAAGGAAA is drawn from Dethiobacter alkaliphilus AHT 1 and contains these coding sequences:
- a CDS encoding ABC transporter permease; protein product: MKIFSIAYYTAIKNLKDTKTLLFVVVLPILLIIILGTALDGFHSPQDLPREEVAYFIDDNGEAAQQFAQFLQSDDMGEVAHVQRVADFEEGLAYLDSGQADSFVYLPAGFGAALRSGEAAEIQVLANVQNPLAKSLVENYINRVNGALAVTVLGGVPAQGERSSHVRAQAITTDGQIPTALDYYSVQTLLQVLIIGALFGIAAMREDKDKNTLIRIKSAPVKYYEILAGRTMANIGVLFAQALVVIAFSKFVYQANWGGNQLINLGVILIFVVFSIGVGMFLGAVIKNSVGAIGALWGVMIVFAITGGAFGGTVNDTLAKLSPNHYAATAIFNNVFAGSPQVIRSNIIVLLLSTVAVYALTLAVGRRRLA
- a CDS encoding response regulator transcription factor yields the protein MKVLIVDDDALIRDGLKVLLEMEEGFEVSGVAANGREAYERCVENKPDIVLMDVRMPVMDGVLGTKLIKEHYQDIKVVILTTFKDDEYIAEAARNGAEGYLLKNQSLDSIVDSLRVVGEGNTVFQKEVAGTLHAILKGEKKKDPASFQLTKREFEVLKLVGEGLSNDEIAQKLFLTPGTVRNYISNLLVKLNLRDRTQLAIFFHKNF
- a CDS encoding CAP domain-containing protein: MTRLKPLAGKLLFAGVIIVSTYLFNVMPGSGQIDSGFTEEDITLKRTEMVSLRVVESGPGREAAGKQSVADTGEAASEDTDRKEPAAGPAEERQADEATPSADSTPKAEEETEKQNDASPQNSPDTAENAPEPKPQEDEDPPFPAASHSQGETQMLDKLNQERIQRDLEPLKTFSLLADVARLKSRDMAENGYFSHTSPTYGTPFEMLTSFGISYGYAGENIAGAGSVGSAHNNFMKSSGHKENILNENYTHVGIGIQASDKYGLTFTQLFISQ
- a CDS encoding ABC transporter ATP-binding protein, which produces MILEINNLVKRYNGLLAVDNVDLAVTEGEVFGLLGPNGAGKTTLINAIIGMTKTDGGEINLFGKNLRRSEMEIKANIGIVPQEIALYGDLNALQNVEFFGKLYGVKGDLLQERAKEALDFVDLWERRKDSPNKFSGGMKRRLNIACSLVHHPKLIIMDEPTVGIDPQSRNHILESVKKLNQMGSTVIYTSHYMEEVEVLCNDIAIMDHGRIIARGSKEELEEMVAVEEKVNIRLSSVNYSLVENVKKISGVTNCLLEHNQLTVFSRAKSNNISRIIECITQTGAVIEAINMEKLTLEDVFLTLTGRTLRN
- a CDS encoding sensor histidine kinase — its product is MRYIMQGLFLLQLVYLLASGESFRVEELLVVLLLVGVYVVKERFWQHVSLVALQLVIVTAAVYAGMPLSVLYALLAFDFAYHQVYMGVALSVALIIFFSVWREMPLILLLAATGILAGYILQRWEAQYTDYCKRLDDERHLRYSLEEARNKLMASAKETAHLAEIKERNRIAREIHDSIGHSIAGVLIQMQVAGRLVGKDDNKAKETLQLCTEKLADALTVARQTVYNLKPRERLGIEYIKRIIGDYTFCPVEVSYQGDFDLMPAEHLETTAAIIKEALTNTVRYSKATQVVIELLTNEKYTRLMVKDNGIGCEVIREGMGISGMKERVRNLGGNLSISCDDGFMIVCMLYRQGGA
- a CDS encoding N-acetylmuramoyl-L-alanine amidase; this encodes MSKIIVLDPGHGGSSPGSVGNGLVEKEVVLDFALRLRDKFAAYECEIILTRTDDRRVSLSERVNIANRNNADYFISLHCNGAASSSANGYEDYIYTSPFQSTIGYRDILHRHVAAVWVNAGRANRGKKRANFYVLRETSMPAILLENGFLTNARDAELLKNPDFTEELLMAIVEGTVEALDIPRKPAAPVQELFRVQAGAFSTRERAERQVERLKEAGFDAFIINLDAICPK
- a CDS encoding c-type cytochrome, translated to MKKTEIWYLLISLTTVIGFAVLIYYSILRVNPSVVPPEAAAGKELWERQGCMQCHAIMGSGGYSASDLTDVVTRRGEGWLEEFFLEPPLMEPSHRRHPGLAGAEIVHMLTFLRLVDEIDNLDWPPAPLITVPEDLETKD
- a CDS encoding ABC transporter permease; protein product: MTFFKTNMQRILTSKVRMLIILVVPLLFILIFTSLDYEKPLQLAVIDADQTPFTRELAQSLEENFRIVDVAEGEIVPALIEGDADYVVVLPNGFTQELVRGESPQVEGYSISGTNMALPVEAFINSYLDGANDVAETANYNEALFYQGMKVFSEGQLFMSFTVNSDISRNKSTTAMGFLVQFMLYMSVMTTGIIAEDRQNKTIFRIFSGPVSMKRYMAESLLSFMMIAALQVIAIIGLLHFGVNLYFGNSVLNMIVLFLFFAVVTVALGMIISNYAKTPVHAYVTILLLTTPLVMLGGSYWPRDYMPDILVSIGNFLPTSWVMSGVQKLLYGGDLGSITQELMILTAFAGVFFLVGTMRRADVAK